The Streptomyces bacillaris sequence GGACAACGTTAACCGGGACCACTGACAACCCCGTACGAACGGGATGCGGCGCCTACTCCACCACCTGCCGCCCCTCCGGCTGGGCGCTGCACGAGGCGCGGAAGGTGCAGTGGGCGCAGTGGGCGCCGGTGGTGGGCGTGAACCGTTCGTCCAGGACCTTTCCGGCGGCCGTGGCGAGCAGGTCGGAGACCCACTCCCCGCTCAGCGGTTCCTGGGCCTGGACCTTGGGGAAGGCGTCGCCGCCCTCCTTCTTGGGGGCGGGCTGGCGGAGCTGGACCAGTTCGGCGCCGCCGGGTTCGGGGCGGCGGCCGTCGAAGACCTCGTCGACCGCGCCCTCGCGGACGGCGAGCTGGTAGACGGCGAGCTGGGGGTGGGCGGCCACCTCGTCCTTGGTGGGGGCGCTCTTGCCGGTCTTGAAGTCGACGACGTACGCGCGTCCTTCGGTGTCCTCCTCCACCCGGTCCATGGAGCCCCGGATGCGGACGGTGTACGGGCCCGCCTCCAGGGTCACGTCGAAGCCGTGCTCGCTGGCGGCGGGGGTGCGGCCGCCCCGGTCCAGGACGTGCCAGTGGAGGAAGCGTTCGAGGGCTGCGCGGGCCTGCTCCTTCTCCTGGTCGGACTTCCAGGGGGCGTCGAAGGCGAGGCCGTTCCAGACGGAGTCCAGGCGCTCCATGAGGACGTCGAGGTCGGCGGGCGTACGGCTGGAGGCGACCTCGTCGGCCAGGACGTGGACGACGTTGCCGAACCCCTGGGCGGCGGAGGCCGGGGCGTCGGCCTTCACCTCGCGGCCCAGGAACCACTGGAGGGCGCAGGTGTTGGCGAGCTGGTCCAGCGCCGAGCCCGAGAGGGTGACGGGCTGGTCGCGGTCGCGCAGGGGGACGGCGGAGCGGGTCGGCTCGTCCAGGCCCCACCAGCGGGAAGGGTGGGCGGCGGGCACGAGCGGCTGGCCCTCGTCGTCGGTGAGCGCGGCGAGCCGGGCCAGGCGGTGGGCGGCGGCGTCGCGCAGGGCCTCGGATGCGGCCGGGTCGACGGTGGTGGCCCGCAGCTCCGCGACGAGCGCGGCGACGGCGAGGGGGCGGCGCGGGCGGCCGGTGACATCGCGGGGTTCGACGCCCAGTTCGGCCAGGAAGCGGGAGGGCTGGTCGCCGTCGTCGGCGGGGGCCTTCACGGCGGTGACGACCAGGCGCTCGCGGGCGCGGGTGGCGGCGACGTAGAAGAGGCGGCGCTCCTCGGCGAGGAGTGCGCCGGGCGTGAGGGGCTCGGCGAGACCGTCGCGGCCGATCCGGTCCGCCTCCAGGAGGGAGCCCCGGCGGCGCAGGTCGGGCCAGAGCCCCTCCTGGACCCCGGCGACGACGACGAGCCGCCACTCCAGGCCCTTGGAGCGGTGGGCGGTCATCAGGCGTACGGCGTCGGGGCGGACGGCCCGCCGGGAGAGGGTGTCGGCGGCGATGTCCTGGGCGTCGACCTCCTCCAGGAAGTTGAGGGCCCCGCGCCCCCCGGTGCGCTCCTCGGCGCGCGCCGCCGTCTCGAAGAGGGCGCACACCGCGTCCAGGTCGCGGTCGGCGTTGCGGCCGCCCGCCCCGCCGCGCAGCGCGGCCCGCTCCAGTCGGCCGGGCCAGGGGGTGCCGTTCCACAGGGTCCACAGGGCCTCCTCGGCGGTGCCGCCGCCTTCGAGGTGCTCGCGGGCCTTGCGCAGGAGCGCGCCGAGCCGCTGCGCGCCGTGGGCGTACGCCGGATCGTGGGTGACCAGGCGCTCCGGCTCGGCCAGGGCGCGGGCCAGCAGTTCGTCGGAGGGGGCGGGGACCGTGACCCCGGCGGCGCGCTCCTCGTCGCGCAGGGCCCGGCCGAGGCGGCGGAGGTCGGCGGCGTCCATGGAGCCGAGGGGGGAGGTGAGGAGGGTGAGGGCGGTCTCGGTGTCGAGCCAGGGGTGCGCCGCGCTCTCGCCCCGGTCCGCCTCCGTGTCCGGGGAAAGGGGGTGGAGCGCCGCCTTGGCCACCGTGCGCAGGGCCGTCAGCAGCGGGGCGACGGCCGGTTCGTGGCGGAGGGGGAGGTCGTCGCCGTCGACCTCCAGGGGGACGCCCGCCGAGGTGAGGGCGCGGCGGACGGCGGGCAGCGAGCGGCCTCCGGCCCGTACCAGCACGGCCATCTCGCGCCACGGGACTCCGTCCTCCAGGTGGGCGCGGCGCAGCAGGTCCGCGATGTTGTCCAGCTCGGTGGAGGCGGTCGGGTAGGTGTACGTCTCCACCCGGCCGCCCTCCCGGACGGCGTGCAGCTCGCGGTGGGCGCGGACGGTGTCGGCGGGGAGCCGGGTGAGCGGCATCCGGCGGGTGAGCAGGCGGGTCGCCGCCAGCAGTTCGGAGCCGGAGCGCCGGGAGGTGGTGAGGACGCCGACCGGGGCGGGGGTGCCGTCGGCGCGGCGGAAGGTGTCGGGGAATTCGAGGATGCCGTTCACATCGGCACCCCGGAAGGTGTAGATCGACTGGTCCGGGTCACCGAAGGCCACCAGCGTGCGGCCGCCTCCCGCGTCGCGACCTCGGCCGCCGTCGCCGCCGCCCGCGCCTCGCCCGTGGCCCTCTGCCCCGGCGTGCGCCCCGCCTGTCCGGCTCGCGGCTCCGGCGTGCGCCCCGCGCCCGCGCTTCCGCCCGCCGCTCACCCGGTTCCCGGCGAGGGCGTGCAGCAGGCGCACCTGCGCCGGGTCGGTGTCCTGGTACTCGTCGACGTACACCGCGTCGTACGCCTCCGCCAGCCGCGCGGAGACCTCCGGGCGCTCCGCGAGCAGCACCGCGCGGTGGACCAGCTCCGCGTAGTCCAGGACGCCCTGGGCGTCGAGCACGTCCAGGTACTCGGCGAGGAACTGGGCCGCCGCGTTCCAGTCCGGGCGGCCCGTGCGGCGGGCGAAGGCGGCGAGCGCGTCCGGGGCGAGGCCAAGTTCGCGGCTGCGGGCGAGCACGGCGCGCACCTCGTCCGCGAAGCCCCGGGTGGTCAGGCAGGCGCGCAGTTCGTCGGGCCAGCGGACGTGGGCGAGCCCCTCCTTCTCCAGGTCGAGCTGGCCCGCGAGCAGATCGCGGACGGTGACGTCCTGCTCGGGGCCGGAGAGGAGCCGCAGCGGATCCGCGAAGAGATCGGCGTCCTGGTGGGCGCGGACCAGGGCGTAGCAGTACGAATGGAAGGTGGTGGCCTGCGGTCCGCGCGCCGCGCCGAGCCGGGCCGCCATCCGGTCGCGCAGTTCGACGGCGGCCTTGCGGCTGAAGGTGAGGACGAGGATGCGGGCGGGGTCGGCGCCCCGGTTCACCCGGGCCGTCACGGACTCCACGAGGGTGGTGGTCTTGCCGGTGCCGGGGCCCGCGAGGACGAGGAGCGGTCCTCCGGCGTGGTCAACCACGGCGCGCTGACCTGCGTCAAGAAGAGGAGGCTCCACCGAGCCCGGCGGGGTGCGCACCAGTCGGTACGCGCCCGTGGTCCGCGACCGTGGTTCACGGTGCGGACTGTGCCGGGTGGAGGAGAAGAAGCTCACGTGGATCGCCGGTCCTGGTGGGTCTGCGGGGTCGTGCGGGCCGTACGGGTCATACGTCGTACGGGCCGGGACAGGTCATGAGGGACGAGGAGAGGGGCGCGCGCGGTGCGCGGTGACGACGCTACGCCAGGGGCGGCGCGGGAGGCGGCGGGTTCCCTGCGTCCCTCATCACGCCCGCGCCCGCGTCCGGCCGGGCGGAGGCACCGGAACGGGCTCCGCACCCGGCCCCGGCGCACGCCCTCAGGTGTGACTTTCCTCGCCCCCGGGGGCCGGGGCGCCGTCCCAGCGCGCCCGGCGCATGTCCAGCCGGGGCAGATGTCCGTCCGCCCGGCGCGAGGCGTCGCGCAGCGGGGTCCCCTCCGCGCGGTAGTGGCCCAGCGCCCGCAGCTCGTGGCCCGGGAGCAGCGCCCCGTCCGCCCGCACCACACGCCACCAGGGCACGGCGGAGCCGTACAGCGCCATGACCCGGCCGACCTGCCGGGGGCCGCCGTCGCCCAGCCACTCCGCGACATCGCCGTACGTCATGACCCGGCCCGGCGGGATCAGGTCGGCGACATCGAGGACCCGCTCCGCGTACTCCGGCAGCTCGGCCGGCTGCTCCCCGTCGCCCGTCGCATCCGTCTCGTCCTGGCTCATCCGCCCCATCCTGCCGTGCGCCACCGACAGCCCGGCCGGAACCGTATCGGTATGTGCACCGAGCGTGCGCGCAGGTGCAAAGGGGCGTATGTTGCGCATCCCGCGCCCGTGCGACGCACCCTGATGCCCCCCTCCGTCTCCGGGCCGTGCCACCATCATCCGGGCGGTGACCGGTGATACGAGACAACGAAGACGAACCAGAGGCGACGAAGGAGCAGGGCGTGCAGCCACCGAAGGCGGCGGACGCCTCCGATGCCGGAGAGCGCCCGCCGAGCGCGCCGGAGCCCACCGGACAGCGCCTGCAAGAGCGTGCGCCGGAGCCCGCGGAACAGCGCCGCGAGCCGCGTACGCCGGAGCCCGCCGCCGCTCCCGTACTGGCGCCCGGCGCCCCCGCGACGCCTGCCGCGGACGGTCCCACCGCCTCCACCAGCGGCCATCTGACCGGCTCCACGCTCGCCTCCGCCGAGGCCGCCCTGACCGACCGGGTCTCCGGGGACGAGCCGCTGCTCCCCGCCCGGGTGCACCGCCCCTCCGACCTGATGCGGCTGCTCATCGGCATCGCCGCCATCGGCGTGCTGTTCGCCATCGCCGCGTTCGCCCAGGGCACCACCACCGGCCTCGAGGACGACATCTCCAAGGGCACCGAACAGGCGCCCGATCTGCTGATCAAGCTGGCCGGTCTGGTCTCCAGCATCGCCGTGCTGCTGGTGCCGGTGGCCTTCGCCATCGAGCGTCTGATCAAGCGGGACGGGCTGCGCATCGCCGACGGTGTGCTGGCCGCCGTGCTCGCCCACGGGGTGACCCTCGCCACCGACCTCTGGGTCTCGCGCTCCGCGCCCGGCACCATCCAGGAGGCGCTGACCCAGCCGCAGCCGGGCGCCGGGCTGACCGATCCGGTGCACGGCTACCTCGCCCCCGTGATCGCGTACATGACCGCCGTCGGGATGGCGCGACGGCCGCGCTGGCGGGTCGTGCTCTGGGCGGTGCTGCTGCTCGACGCGTTCGCGATGCTCGTCGGCGGGTACACCACCCCGTTCTCGATCATCCTCACGGTCCTGATCGGCTGGACGGTGGCGTACGGAACGCTGTACGCGGTCGGCTCCCCGAACGTCCGCCCCACCGGCCAGCACCTGATGGCGGGGTTGCGGCACGTCGGCTTCCGCCCCGTCGCCGCGATGCGCACCGAGGACGCCCCGGACAAGGACGGCACCGACCAGAACGACCGGGGGCGGCGCTATCTGGTCACCCTGGAGGACGGGCCGCCGCTGGACGTGACGGTCGTCGACCGGGAGCAGCAGGCCCAGGGGTTCTTCTACCGGGCCTGGCGCCGGCTGACGCTGCGCGGGATCACCCAGCGCCGCTCGATCCAGTCGCTGCGGCAGGCGCTGGAGCAGGAGGCGCTGCTCGCGTACGCGGCGATCGCCGCCGGGGCGAACGCGCCGAAGCTGATCGCCACCTCCGAGCTGGGCCCGGACGCGGTGATGCTCGTCTACGAGCACATCGGCGGCCGGTCGCTGGACCAGATGGAGGACGAGGAGATCACCGACGACCTGGTGCGCAGCGCGTGGCACCAGGTGAAGGCGCTCCAGTCGCGCCGGATCGCGCACCGCAGGCTGACGGGTGACGCGCTGCTGGTGGATCGTTCCGGCAGGGCGTTCGTGACGGATCTGCGCGGCGGTGAGATCGCCGCCGGTGACCTGGTGCTGCGGATGGACGTGGCGCAGCTGCTGACCACCCTGGGGCTGCGGGTGGGGGCCGAGCGGTCGGTCTCCGGGGCGCTGGCCGTCCTCGGCCCGGACGCCGTCGCGGACTGTCTGCCGCTGCTCCAGCCGATCGCCCTGAGCCGCTCCACCCGGGCGACCCTGCGCCGGCTCGCGCGGGAGCGGTCGCAGCAGGAGCGCGACGCGGTGCTGGAGGCATCGCGGGCGGCCAAGGAGGCACGGGCCCAGGAAGGGTCGGCGGAGGCGGCCCATGAGGCCGGGACGGACGAGGCCCCGCGGAAGCCCGGGCAGAAAAGCGGGCACAAGGCCGAGCGCAAGTCCCTGCGGACCGAGAAGCAGGCCGAGAAGCGGGCCGTGGACGATGCGCTGGAGGAGGCCCGGGAAGGGGATCTGCTCGCCCAGATCCGTCAGCAGGTGCTGCTGATCCGGCCGCAGGCGCCGGTCGAGCCGGTCCGCCTGGAGCGGATCAAGCCGCGCACGCTCTTCAGCTTCATCGCCGGGGCCATCGCCGCGTACTTCCTGATCTCCCAGGTCACCCAGGCCGACTTCGGGGTGCTGGTGGAGGAGGCGGAGTGGGGCTGGGTGGCCGCCGCGCTCGGCTTCTCGGCGCTCAGCTACATCGCGGCGGCGATGAGCCTGCTGGGGTTCGTGCCGGAGCGGGTGTCGTTCCGGAAGACCGTGCAGGCGCAGGTGGCCGGTTCGTTCGTGAAGATCGTCGCTCCGGCCGCCGTGGGCGGTGTGGCGCTGAACACCCGCTTCCTGCAGCGCGCCGGAGTGCGCCCCGGTCTGGCCGTGGCGAGCGTCGGGGCCTCGCAGCTCTTCGGGCTCGGCTGCCACATCCTGCTGCTGGCCCTCTTCGGCTATCTGACGGGGACGGAGAAGACCCCGGACTCGCTGACCCCCTCCCGTACGGTGATCGCCGGTCTGCTGACGGTCGCGGTGCTGGTGCTGGTGGTGACGGCCATTCCGTTCCTGCGGAAGTTCGTGGTCACCCGGGTGCGCTCGCTCTTCGCCGGGGTCGTGCCGCGCATGCTGGACGTGGTGCAGCGGCCGCAGAAGCTCGTCACCGGGATCGGCGGGATGCTGCTGCTGACCGGTGTGTTCGTGCTCTGTCTGGACGCGTCGATCCGGGCGTTCAGCGGCCCGGACGTCACCCAGCTGAGTTACGCGAGCATCGCCGTGGTCTTCCTCGCGGGCAACGCCCTCGGTTCGGCGGCGCCCACGCCCGGCGGGATGGGCGCGGTCGAGGGCGCCCTGACACTGGGCCTGATCGCGGTCGGGCTGCCGATGGAGGTCGCGGCTCCGGCGGTGCTGCTGTACCGCGTGATGACGCTGTGGCTGCCGGTGCTGCCGGGGTGGATCTGCTTCAACCAACTGACCCGGAAGGGCGAGCTGTAGGGTCCCCGGGGCCGGGTAAGCCCCGGCGTGCACCACCCGCATGGACCGCGCCCCGCGCGCGCTCCGGCGCCCCGCCGCACGATGGAGCCCATGAGGACTTCCCCCGCTCTGCGTGCCGCCGCCCTCGCCGCCACCACCGCCGTACTGCTCCCGCTGGCCGGCTGTTCGGACGGCGGCGGAGGGGGTGGGGAGGGCGGCTCGACCCCGACCGGGGCCTCGACCGCCTCCCCCACCGCCACCTCCCAGGAGCTGGCGACGCAGAAGCTGGAGTGGTCGGCCTGCCCGGCGCCGAA is a genomic window containing:
- a CDS encoding ATP-dependent helicase, with product MSFFSSTRHSPHREPRSRTTGAYRLVRTPPGSVEPPLLDAGQRAVVDHAGGPLLVLAGPGTGKTTTLVESVTARVNRGADPARILVLTFSRKAAVELRDRMAARLGAARGPQATTFHSYCYALVRAHQDADLFADPLRLLSGPEQDVTVRDLLAGQLDLEKEGLAHVRWPDELRACLTTRGFADEVRAVLARSRELGLAPDALAAFARRTGRPDWNAAAQFLAEYLDVLDAQGVLDYAELVHRAVLLAERPEVSARLAEAYDAVYVDEYQDTDPAQVRLLHALAGNRVSGGRKRGRGAHAGAASRTGGAHAGAEGHGRGAGGGDGGRGRDAGGGRTLVAFGDPDQSIYTFRGADVNGILEFPDTFRRADGTPAPVGVLTTSRRSGSELLAATRLLTRRMPLTRLPADTVRAHRELHAVREGGRVETYTYPTASTELDNIADLLRRAHLEDGVPWREMAVLVRAGGRSLPAVRRALTSAGVPLEVDGDDLPLRHEPAVAPLLTALRTVAKAALHPLSPDTEADRGESAAHPWLDTETALTLLTSPLGSMDAADLRRLGRALRDEERAAGVTVPAPSDELLARALAEPERLVTHDPAYAHGAQRLGALLRKAREHLEGGGTAEEALWTLWNGTPWPGRLERAALRGGAGGRNADRDLDAVCALFETAARAEERTGGRGALNFLEEVDAQDIAADTLSRRAVRPDAVRLMTAHRSKGLEWRLVVVAGVQEGLWPDLRRRGSLLEADRIGRDGLAEPLTPGALLAEERRLFYVAATRARERLVVTAVKAPADDGDQPSRFLAELGVEPRDVTGRPRRPLAVAALVAELRATTVDPAASEALRDAAAHRLARLAALTDDEGQPLVPAAHPSRWWGLDEPTRSAVPLRDRDQPVTLSGSALDQLANTCALQWFLGREVKADAPASAAQGFGNVVHVLADEVASSRTPADLDVLMERLDSVWNGLAFDAPWKSDQEKEQARAALERFLHWHVLDRGGRTPAASEHGFDVTLEAGPYTVRIRGSMDRVEEDTEGRAYVVDFKTGKSAPTKDEVAAHPQLAVYQLAVREGAVDEVFDGRRPEPGGAELVQLRQPAPKKEGGDAFPKVQAQEPLSGEWVSDLLATAAGKVLDERFTPTTGAHCAHCTFRASCSAQPEGRQVVE
- a CDS encoding MGMT family protein, with protein sequence MSQDETDATGDGEQPAELPEYAERVLDVADLIPPGRVMTYGDVAEWLGDGGPRQVGRVMALYGSAVPWWRVVRADGALLPGHELRALGHYRAEGTPLRDASRRADGHLPRLDMRRARWDGAPAPGGEESHT
- a CDS encoding lysylphosphatidylglycerol synthase domain-containing protein is translated as MQPPKAADASDAGERPPSAPEPTGQRLQERAPEPAEQRREPRTPEPAAAPVLAPGAPATPAADGPTASTSGHLTGSTLASAEAALTDRVSGDEPLLPARVHRPSDLMRLLIGIAAIGVLFAIAAFAQGTTTGLEDDISKGTEQAPDLLIKLAGLVSSIAVLLVPVAFAIERLIKRDGLRIADGVLAAVLAHGVTLATDLWVSRSAPGTIQEALTQPQPGAGLTDPVHGYLAPVIAYMTAVGMARRPRWRVVLWAVLLLDAFAMLVGGYTTPFSIILTVLIGWTVAYGTLYAVGSPNVRPTGQHLMAGLRHVGFRPVAAMRTEDAPDKDGTDQNDRGRRYLVTLEDGPPLDVTVVDREQQAQGFFYRAWRRLTLRGITQRRSIQSLRQALEQEALLAYAAIAAGANAPKLIATSELGPDAVMLVYEHIGGRSLDQMEDEEITDDLVRSAWHQVKALQSRRIAHRRLTGDALLVDRSGRAFVTDLRGGEIAAGDLVLRMDVAQLLTTLGLRVGAERSVSGALAVLGPDAVADCLPLLQPIALSRSTRATLRRLARERSQQERDAVLEASRAAKEARAQEGSAEAAHEAGTDEAPRKPGQKSGHKAERKSLRTEKQAEKRAVDDALEEAREGDLLAQIRQQVLLIRPQAPVEPVRLERIKPRTLFSFIAGAIAAYFLISQVTQADFGVLVEEAEWGWVAAALGFSALSYIAAAMSLLGFVPERVSFRKTVQAQVAGSFVKIVAPAAVGGVALNTRFLQRAGVRPGLAVASVGASQLFGLGCHILLLALFGYLTGTEKTPDSLTPSRTVIAGLLTVAVLVLVVTAIPFLRKFVVTRVRSLFAGVVPRMLDVVQRPQKLVTGIGGMLLLTGVFVLCLDASIRAFSGPDVTQLSYASIAVVFLAGNALGSAAPTPGGMGAVEGALTLGLIAVGLPMEVAAPAVLLYRVMTLWLPVLPGWICFNQLTRKGEL